The Thermoleophilum album genome contains a region encoding:
- a CDS encoding cobalamin-binding protein translates to MKIASLVPSATESLFALGLGSCVVGVTHECDYPPEAQALPQLTRSVLPPGLPPHEVDQRVAATLEHGQPIYELDAALLAALQPDLIVTQEVCTVCAVSYDDVLAVAARLESRPRVLALDPSTLGEAFADIRRLAEACGVEERADELLEALGRRVEAVERAAAEASDKPRVVALEWLDPPWIAGHWVPQMIALAGGEDVLGMPGEPSRRASWEEVRAARPEVVVVMPCGYRVEEAGSEALRLRDRLEALAARVFAVDASAYFSRPGPRLAEGIELIGHLLHPHLIASPGRGRAVELDLG, encoded by the coding sequence GTGAAGATCGCCTCGCTAGTCCCTTCCGCTACCGAGTCGCTGTTCGCGCTCGGCCTCGGCTCCTGCGTGGTGGGAGTTACGCACGAGTGCGATTACCCACCCGAAGCGCAGGCGCTCCCGCAACTCACGCGTAGCGTACTGCCGCCGGGGCTACCGCCGCACGAGGTCGACCAGCGCGTCGCCGCCACCCTCGAGCATGGACAGCCGATCTACGAGTTGGATGCTGCGCTGCTCGCAGCGCTGCAGCCCGACCTGATCGTCACCCAAGAGGTCTGCACGGTCTGCGCGGTCTCCTACGACGACGTGCTGGCGGTGGCGGCGCGACTCGAGTCGCGCCCGCGCGTGCTCGCTCTCGACCCCTCGACGCTTGGCGAGGCGTTCGCTGATATCCGGCGACTCGCGGAGGCGTGCGGTGTTGAGGAGCGCGCCGACGAGCTCCTGGAAGCCCTCGGCCGACGCGTGGAAGCGGTCGAGCGAGCCGCCGCGGAAGCGTCCGACAAGCCGCGAGTGGTGGCCCTCGAGTGGCTCGACCCGCCGTGGATCGCCGGACACTGGGTTCCTCAGATGATCGCCCTCGCCGGCGGCGAGGACGTGCTCGGCATGCCGGGCGAACCGTCGCGGCGGGCCAGCTGGGAGGAGGTCAGGGCGGCCCGGCCGGAGGTCGTCGTCGTGATGCCGTGCGGCTATCGCGTGGAAGAGGCCGGCAGCGAGGCTCTGCGCCTGCGTGACCGCCTCGAAGCGCTCGCGGCGCGTGTGTTCGCCGTCGACGCCTCGGCCTACTTCTCGCGTCCCGGACCGCGGCTTGCCGAAGGGATCGAGCTGATCGGCCACCTGCTCCATCCACACCTGATCGCCAGTCCCGGACGTGGTAGGGCGGTCGAGCTGGACCTGGGGTAA
- a CDS encoding rhomboid family intramembrane serine protease, whose amino-acid sequence MAFCYRHPRRETGVSCSSCGRAICPECMTSTPVGMRCPDCAGATTRVVRGVGGGAPRVTYLLIALNVLVFAGELLGGGAATGTGGAGSLIAELGLSRAAVGAGEWWRIVTAGFLHGGLFHLAFNMLALYVLGDLLEPRLGAVRFLALYLASLACGALGALLLAPDGVTVGASGAVFGLMGAAAVMMWRDGIPLFESGLGAWILLNLLITFLVPRISIGGHLGGLLGGALAAWLLGRAGSVGLRGNAALLPVVAIAALAVAGAIAISSGTGY is encoded by the coding sequence GTGGCCTTCTGCTATCGCCATCCTCGCCGCGAAACCGGCGTCTCCTGCTCGAGTTGCGGTCGCGCGATCTGCCCCGAGTGCATGACCAGCACGCCGGTCGGCATGCGCTGCCCGGACTGCGCGGGTGCGACCACGCGCGTAGTGCGTGGCGTCGGCGGCGGCGCGCCGCGGGTCACGTACTTGTTGATCGCCTTGAACGTGCTGGTGTTTGCCGGGGAACTGCTCGGCGGCGGTGCGGCCACCGGTACCGGCGGTGCGGGCTCGTTGATCGCCGAGCTCGGACTCTCGCGAGCGGCGGTCGGGGCCGGCGAGTGGTGGCGGATCGTCACCGCCGGTTTCCTGCACGGCGGGCTCTTCCACCTGGCTTTCAACATGCTCGCCCTGTACGTGCTTGGTGATCTTCTCGAGCCGCGACTCGGCGCTGTCCGCTTCCTCGCCCTCTACCTCGCTTCGCTCGCCTGCGGCGCGCTCGGAGCGCTGTTGTTGGCTCCGGACGGGGTGACCGTCGGAGCATCGGGAGCCGTTTTCGGGCTGATGGGGGCGGCCGCCGTGATGATGTGGCGGGACGGGATTCCGCTTTTCGAAAGCGGGCTCGGTGCTTGGATCCTCCTGAACTTGCTGATCACGTTCCTGGTGCCACGAATCTCGATCGGAGGCCACCTGGGCGGCCTGCTCGGTGGGGCGCTCGCTGCGTGGTTGCTTGGGCGTGCCGGTAGCGTCGGCCTGCGTGGAAACGCCGCGCTTTTGCCGGTCGTTGCGATCGCTGCGCTGGCGGTCGCTGGAGCGATCGCGATATCCAGCGGAACCGGCTACTAG
- a CDS encoding DUF4383 domain-containing protein, with translation MQGRSPAQLYGLVFGAVLTLAGIIGFFYSSSFGSPGDVDAVLGILDVNGWHNVVHIATGVLGLAAAGNYAYARGYAGLLGVVYVIVAVWGFLIGSGESILGFIPVNTEDNVLHLAIGLVGLGAFLATPATESPSTAAQH, from the coding sequence ATGCAAGGGCGTTCACCTGCTCAGCTGTACGGGCTCGTATTCGGTGCCGTGCTGACCCTGGCCGGCATCATCGGGTTCTTCTACTCGTCCAGCTTCGGGTCTCCCGGTGATGTCGACGCGGTCCTCGGGATCCTCGACGTGAACGGCTGGCACAACGTCGTACACATCGCGACCGGCGTACTCGGCCTGGCCGCGGCCGGCAACTACGCGTACGCGAGGGGCTACGCTGGCCTGCTCGGCGTGGTCTACGTGATCGTCGCGGTGTGGGGATTCCTGATCGGCTCGGGCGAGTCGATTCTGGGCTTCATCCCGGTCAACACCGAGGACAACGTCCTGCACCTGGCGATCGGCCTGGTCGGGCTCGGCGCCTTCCTTGCCACTCCGGCAACGGAGAGCCCGAGCACCGCAGCTCAGCACTGA
- a CDS encoding FIST N-terminal domain-containing protein, which produces MTSGRAPAVDRLEERWIDPPGVGSAFGDDPRRAAVEAVEQALGGREVRPRDVVLLFSAGYEEPVEGFQLAQRAAAPARVAACSSDGAFTAGRQVAHGCCAIHLSSAHLRLGLALAELAPDLAGATRRATELARAEAQSAGGEPTHAALVLLSDGLAGDQWEIVRGAYEVTGAAVPIVGGAAGDDLRISRTYQHAGRTTTNGVIALWLGTEEPLAVGVAHGWRPIGAPMLVTRAEGNVILELDGRPARDAQRIATACGTTRLCGFFTYGEFGRITGTTGFHNASVAVLALPAAEPRP; this is translated from the coding sequence GTGACTTCCGGGCGGGCCCCGGCCGTCGACCGCCTGGAGGAACGCTGGATCGATCCGCCCGGCGTCGGCAGCGCCTTTGGCGACGATCCCAGGCGCGCGGCCGTCGAGGCGGTGGAGCAGGCGCTCGGTGGGCGCGAGGTGCGTCCGCGCGACGTCGTCCTGCTGTTCAGCGCAGGCTACGAGGAGCCGGTCGAGGGCTTTCAGCTCGCTCAGCGCGCGGCGGCGCCGGCGCGGGTGGCGGCCTGCTCGAGCGACGGTGCCTTCACCGCCGGTCGCCAAGTCGCCCACGGTTGTTGCGCGATCCACCTCTCTTCCGCGCACCTTCGGCTCGGCTTGGCGCTCGCCGAGCTCGCACCCGACCTGGCCGGCGCGACCCGTCGCGCGACCGAGCTGGCCCGCGCCGAAGCGCAAAGCGCGGGCGGAGAGCCGACGCACGCTGCGCTCGTCCTGCTCAGCGACGGCCTGGCCGGCGATCAGTGGGAGATCGTGCGCGGTGCCTACGAGGTCACCGGCGCAGCGGTACCGATCGTCGGTGGCGCCGCGGGTGACGATCTGCGCATCAGCCGCACCTACCAGCACGCCGGGCGCACCACGACGAACGGCGTGATCGCCCTCTGGCTGGGTACCGAGGAGCCGCTTGCGGTGGGCGTCGCGCACGGCTGGCGACCGATCGGTGCCCCGATGCTCGTCACGCGCGCCGAAGGGAACGTGATTTTGGAGCTCGACGGCCGGCCAGCGCGCGACGCACAACGGATCGCGACGGCCTGCGGGACCACAAGGCTTTGCGGCTTCTTCACTTACGGGGAGTTTGGGCGCATAACCGGTACCACCGGATTCCACAACGCGAGCGTCGCGGTGCTGGCCCTGCCGGCTGCGGAGCCCAGACCTTGA
- a CDS encoding 4a-hydroxytetrahydrobiopterin dehydratase, producing MPRLDEQRIAELLAGLEGWQRQGDAIVKEFRCGDFSGSVRFVARVAEVADQLNHHPDVEISWDRVRLSLTTHSQGGLTERDFELARRIDELAAE from the coding sequence ATGCCACGTCTCGACGAACAGCGAATAGCGGAACTGCTTGCCGGCCTTGAAGGGTGGCAGCGTCAGGGCGATGCGATCGTCAAGGAGTTCCGCTGCGGCGACTTCTCGGGGTCCGTGCGGTTCGTCGCTCGTGTCGCCGAGGTTGCCGACCAGCTGAACCACCACCCCGACGTCGAGATCTCCTGGGACCGCGTGCGCTTGTCGTTGACCACGCACTCGCAGGGTGGTCTCACGGAACGCGATTTCGAGCTAGCGCGTCGCATCGACGAGCTCGCCGCCGAGTAG